The genomic DNA AGGGGAGCCCGCTTCGACCACAAGGTAAGAGCTATCACCACTAGCTGTTTTCACACTCACACAGTATATTTACGTTAAATAGAATAATAAATAGGCACCATATATGACAACTTTTTACACTGGCTTCCTTTTTTACTTGTCTTCCTAAAAGCTCCAGCCGTCgtaaatgtttgcttttaagCGCAGTTACTGAGATATTTTACTAGCTAGCTAACCGTTATCTTCACCCACATAGGCAGGGCTGTAGACATTGTACCAGTCGTGATAGACATGCTGAAATCTAATCCTATATCAGGTTAAATGTCCACTATTTCTGCTGACTGTACAGCTGGGGAACAAGCTCAGCATACTTATCGTTGTCCATTGTTGTCTCGGTTAATCGATTAGTACTTTGGTCCATCAGTGTTTACCAGAGTCCAAGATAACCAAAGATAATGTATCAAGAAAGCaggaatattttacatttaagatgctggaatcagagaattacTGTGTCTCAAACGGATTAGTTGATTGGTTGCTATGTCTAAAAATGTTATGCAGCTGACCATCCTTATCGTTGTCCGTTGTCTCGATTAATCGATTGGTACTTTGTCTATAAAACGTCAGAAATGGTGAATAAACATGTTCCAAGCTCCAATATAACCAAAGATGATGTCATAATATAAAGGAAGCaggaatatttcacattttatgcaaaatttagacttttttttcttgaaagatAGCTCAAACTGATCAGTTGACTGGTTATGTCTAAAAAATGTTGTTCAGCTAACCATACTTATCGGTTTCTGATGTTGTATCAATTGATCAATTAGTACTTTGATCTGGAAAAGATCAGTAAATAGTGAATAAACATGTCCCAAACTCCAGGATAACCAAAGATGATGTcataatgtaaacaaagcaggaaTATTACACATTTAAGAGGCTGGAATTATAGAATTACGATCACTCAAACTGATTAGTTGAATGATTGTTGcatctaaaatgtgagaaaattgTCATGaggtaaaacaaacagaaaatcttAACATGTACAGGGCATTCGTAGAATTTAAACatgaaacaataacaacaaaagctTCAGACTAGTTACTTGAGCGGTTTCTGGTCTGGAAAACctcaataaatgcacaaaatgtcaGGTAGTGTTCTGCAAAGACCAACATGATGtccttaaatgtcttgttttctgcACAACCTGAATTTATTAAGTTTACTATCATAAATTATAAGAtataaaatcataaataatgacaaaatatttctgtttctgtgaagaaatcagtaaataaaacccagaggttttgttttgtcaacCCACAGATATTCAGTTCACTgtcataaaaaagtgaaaataaccACATTGAAGAAggtggaatcagagaatttagactttttcatCTTAAGAATATAACTGAGACTGATTAATCAATCAGGAGCTTTGTCTGcttcagaaaatgttgaaaaatgtcacgggagtaaagaaaccagaaaatattcaagttttaaatggaaaaaaaaagaattcagtAGACATGTGGGTAGGACAACCAGTAAGTCAGAGTTAACTTCACTTACTGTTAAGGCTGAACATAAACATTATTGTTATCGTTGTGGGTGTTTGGtcaagaaaatgtgtttcccAAAGCTCAAGATGACCAAAGATTTTCAATTTACTGTCATATtgtaaagaaagcagaaaaaaaatcacatttagaaAAGTGGAATCAGAGTATttactagggctggcccaaatagtggtttctggcctccgaatattcgggccctattaaagacgaatatccggatattcgttccaccccgtaacgtccgaccgggggggggggggattttcAGATCCGTTCGTGCGGCGGCGCAGCAGCGGAgacggagacggcccgaatagtcggatccgttcgtctggtctcccggctccacattttgccctcgtttagtctttagttaaactgaagaattcccaaacagcagaggtcttcggcatcttgtcttgtgtttatgcaacgaagtgaagcgtgacttcagagtcggcagccacccggcaattcgggtggtgtttacaaacacgattggaggagccgaaatgacccgaagaacacggcgggatgagccgaaatgggccgaaggcgcagggaagagacgagctcagaatattttcgtctgggggggaggagggggtgatcacatcgacatatgtgtatatgttatagacatatgtgtatatgtttatgtgatcacaggatgagatgagccgatgtgggccgaaggtggagggaagacagtaacactGCACATTCTTTCCGCCTGGTGACGTCCGACGGCGGGAGGGGGGctaatattcagataccaaaattaatatccggatagtgccgttgcgaacgaatattcggatattcgggtccagccctagtatttacatattttactgaaaaaattAACTATTGAACATCCTCaaaatgattaatcaattagttgtttggtctataaagtGTTCGTAAATTCAGAAAAATGTctgtcagtgtttctcaaagctTAAGATGACAtctacagtgtttttgttttgtcaacaacccaaagatattcaggtcattatcataaaaaaatgaaaataatcacaatGAAGAAGCTGGAACAAGAGAATTTAGACTTGTTGtcttaaaaaatgactcaaacttgttATTTGATTGGTTgaatagttgacaactaattgaCCAGTCATCGCAGCTCTGTTTATTAAACACTGACTGCACAAAGTGTCTCGGTGGTAAAAAATATACTGTAAACAAAGCAGTTAAATCATGTGGCCAGTTTAATGTTGACTGTTGCTGCAGAGTTTACAGCAGGAAATCAGATCAACGGTGTCCACAGCTGTCCTCAGGTGGCCCAACTGCTTTCCACTACAGCACACACAAGTTGCGAGGACACAATGTACTCACAACCCCGTTACACTGAGCTTAACTATCACAATTAAATGCCCTACCCTCACTCTTATCTAAGCTTCAGACAGCTATTTGAAGTTGTGAAGTATGTTCCCATAGTGCAGAAGTGTCCTCACTGGTACGCTTTCTGTCAAGTATTTGTCCACAGAAGCAGATAAATAGACTttttctgcagcttctgctCATAATGTCTGTTTTTAGAGTGATGATTCACGTGGGCATGGCGCTACACGAGCAGATCATGTTCCTTGTGTGCCTCTTTGCAGAGTAACACTCTCTCAGAGGTGATCATTGGCACAGTCCTCGTCTGATTATGTTGTGCTTGCTCAGTAACGGTCAGAACTTATTACAGCTCTTGGTAACAAGTACATTTAAATTTGTATTGCAGGAAACTGATAAGAGCACTTTGTTTGGGTCCGTTAGCAGAATGTTGCAATATGACCAAGTTAAGTTTTGTATTCAGTGTTTACGAGTAAAAATTCATGGACATATGACTGTAATTTTACTGTGGTATGAGAACAGATCAGTGTCTTTTGTCATGAAGTACACATCTAAATAATGCTGAAAAGAAATGCCAGTACTActaaagatttattttcactattttgtCATTGAATTAACTGAGAGTAACAGATTACTGCAAATTACAAGGAAGCAAATATGGAAAGTCATCcccaaaagcagcaaaattgAAATACTTCCATAAGTATTATGATCTTTCTTTTAGCCAATATCACATTGTAGTAAATGCAGCAGTTTGAAGTGAAAATTGGGGATGTATATTTGCTATAAATGTTTTGATTTGTGCATTAGCAGATTTGCTATGTGAGTTGGTATACTGATGTTAAAATGAATGTACAACGTATGACATCAATACACAgtgtaatataataataataataactttatttataaagcacccttgctttgacagttaaaacatgcaacataGAGTAAATCAAATGAGCTATAGGAGACAAATCAGAGCcgttaattaaaaataaatagttaaaatgacaataaattaaatgaataattagctagattagcacGCAACATAAACAAGGGAACTAGGCAGTTTGAAAGTTAAAGACTCAAGATTGAGGttaaaaaagaagtaaaaaaatatgagaattaaagaattagagagacgacatcacaccaaagaaccagtcagataaaagtaaaataaaatgtagtaTCTGAAATAAGCAGgacataatacaaaataaaacactacaactaagctaaaagtaaacctcacacaaaagcaagtctataaaggtgggttttaagaagtgatttaaaagaagtgatCTCAGGCAGGTCATTCCAAAGTCAGGAGGCTCTGGTGGAGAACGCTCGCTCACCCTTAGACTTAAGCCTCGACTTTGGAACTTAAGTTTTTTTTGGTGGTCAGTTATTTTCTGTGTGATACTAGTTTAACGTGTTTGTGTCGTCTCCCTGCCTCCACAGATGAACTCGTTGGGCAAATCTTCCAAATGGCCGTCTTATGACTCACTGCCCTCCACCTCGAGCTTCCTCCCCAGCGAGAGCGAGCAGACTGAGGACGAAGCAGACGTCTTCTCGGAGGGAGAGGGGGATGGCGGGATGAGAAAGTCTGCGTCGGTCTACGAGAGAATCACACTCTCTGGGAATTACCTCGATTTCCCACCTCGTTCAGATCAACTGCACTCAAAGTTAGAGTGTGACGAGTCGGAGCGCTGCCCCGACAAAACCAAACATCCAGACTCAGCATCTTCTCCAGGAGCAGCCGCCCTGAGATCATCATCAGCGACACCGGGGGATCTGGCGTTCGCTCAGAAAGTGAGCTGATAACTATAACTTTTGTTGCAGCCAAATAACAGATGAGTGGTAGTAATTAAACTTTTCTTGTCCTTATTTTCAGTGTGCAGATTTACACAGGTTTACCTATCCTTTGCTTGAGCTTCTGCATGGACTGAAGAGCGGACGATTTGACAGAGGTACGTGGCTGAGCAGTGTCTAACAGGATTATCATGATTTAGTACATCCTATCTCGTAGTAAAACCTTCATGCCTGTTTGCATTGACATTTTAATGGTATGTGTTAATAGGTTTAACCAGTTTCCAGCAGAGTGTCGCCATCGACAGACTACAGAGGATTCTTGGGATTCTGCAGAAACCTGAAATGGGGTAAGAGCTTAATATTAATGTTAGTCTACACACTGATAGTATCATCATTGCAAATATGAAGTGTCATCATTCATGTTCTCTTTTTTGCAGTGAGAAGTATCTTCAAAATCTGCTGCAAATAGAGGTCCTGCTAAAAATGTGGTTCCCTCAGATGGCATTTAAGCCCTCAGACACACCAAACGAGACCACCACTCCTACACTTGGACCGCACTGGCACCAAAATCAACTCCACATGCCAGTTAAGGTGGGTTTCCCAATGAATGTTACCTTTGTTACTGTCTTTGAAAGGGTTCGTTAGTCAAACTAGACGTAGCAAAACAAGATAAGTTTCATTTTGAGAGTTTGGTTAAGGACAGTACAGcaagataataaaataataagaaagTAAAAACAATGGCCGCATTCTAAATcaaatacagggggtcctcggtttatgatgTCGTCGACATTTTCAtcgttacgtcagaactggttacgtggaagtAGCTGacgagtggagcggatgaatacgtcgtcacgtgGCGCTATAAAATGACTTTACATTCTCCTGTTGTATGCCACCTTGGATTttgctacattcgctaactttttgcccttcgtTATGGCTCCCAGGCATTAATGAGGcccttctgatggcagtgcttcaaagaaaaggaaccccatctccatggaagtgaaattagatagaaTAAAATGTTCAGAACAGGCGAAACACTGACGAACATCAGTCAAGATGCAACAATAGTGCAAGATTCATCACAGTGTGACCGTccgtgatgaatgagtgagacttatCTCGGTCATTTATTGAGCCGTCACACAGGCTACTGTGGCCCGTATCCAacgccagaataactagaaaaaccgaTACCTTCAGAATTAGCTGTCGTTtccagctctctctactgctgactctcagccaatcataggtgagctaactaaacacggcacgttcactgacattaggtaaatctgggactgaacaataaacactgaaacatcaaaaacaacattagtccgttacaatattctgttatcttctagtgAAATGACTCCTACGTGCAtaaaagtcgttggtattcatgacttttctgaagaactgatggatATCATGATGCATGGAATGGCTTTGTTTACGTTTCTGCTGGAGTTACGATTTATAGGAAAAATTGACTTGTATCGATTCttaggaacagaactctgatgtGAGTCGAGGAACCCCTGTACTTTGTCTTTTTGCTTCCAGTACATACTGCAGCTTCCCTTACATACAACGTACTGGAACATGCAGTATTAGTGCAATTGGGAGATGCTACTTAGTGATAATATTGCACCTTAAatttacctgtctgtcttttttcatATTGCATGCTATCTTTCAAGACATACTGATTCTTTCTCTGGATGCTATATGATATGGTAGTATGGGCCTTAAAATGTACTCAGAAAAGTGATACTGTTTCAGTTTGCAGACTTAGACTCCTCtgccttgttgtgtttttcacttctcaaaGTAACGTTTTCGAAATAACTGTGGTTCATCACAACTTCGACTAAGTAGTTCAAAGTTCACACCCGGCCTCGGTTTGTTATAGTTGTTATATTTAGTTTATCTCTGCCGTTGCAGAAGAGAAAACTGAGCTGGTCCGACCCTGACCAGCCGGGCAAAGTTCCAGCCAAGCATTATCACCGTCAACATGGAAAGCATGGGGGCTGCCACGCTGCGACTTCGCTGGACAGGGTTTCCACGTGTTGTCTACCCGGATCGTCGAAAAAACAGAGAACTCCGGAAGACGCGACAGCCGAAGCAGCCGGGGACAGCCGAGCAGCCGGACACGAGTTTACAGACATGTCGTCATATTTATGTAGCAGGAGAGAAAATCGGAAGCAGCCTGAGACTTCTCCGCCCTCCTCGTGCAGCAGTCCAGCTACACAGGACAGCTCGGTGTCCTCAAGCAACACCGTAACTACAACTGACTCACCTTAACTGGCCTTAGCCGACCTTGCTATCACATGGAGGTGCCTCGGAGTGAAGGCAGAGGGCGGACTCGGTTGCATAAGCATGAAGTTAGGCGCAGAGCCAGCCTATGATGGCTGCAAGGCACATTAAaccagaagaggaggaggaggaggaggaggaggaaaaatggAGACACTCTTTAACCCCTAACTGTCCAGTGTGCTTTTTAATAACACCTGAGTTATTGCACTACATTTACCAGGaactgtgtgttgtttgtaaGAGTAACACTTTTGTACACGTTGACTTTTACagttttaagtttaaaaaaaaatgttggaaatacTTTACAAGTGTGATGCGTTAAAGCAGTCTGTGCTCCgttttgtacctttttttttaaatatatcatGTAATGCAGCTCGACCAGTAACAGTAAAAGGGTTTGATTGCTTTAGCGAGTGTGAGGAAACACAGAGGATTATCGTCGGTGAAGCTCAAAGGTTTCAGTCAGTTGTATGTAAAATACTTAGCTGTAAATGCTCTGAATTGGTTCCAACTGCCTAAAACATGAGGCTGTCATTTAGATGTTCCTTCTTCGTCAGTATcctaaccctcgtgtcgtcctgtggctTAAAATTAAACCGttttaaagattgaaaatgtagaaaaaaaaaatattttcacagttgaactttctggtgtccacattttcaacatttttgggaaatctttgaacattgtttggtgggaaaaaagaaatgttaaaactgtttcttaagaacattcacacaaaaaaatcaaccaaaatccagcgaaattcgctggattttggttgatttttttttttgtgaatgttcttaaagcgaatattagaaattttactgatatatatgtaatctttttttttttaatttcttgacacatttgggggatttttttttaaaatataacttttaaggaattattggaattttcttcctgaaggttttgcaaattttcagaaatttggggaatttttttgtgaagttttgaattttttttcagacgaggaaacaagattttttggtgcctgcaaatgaggacaacaggagggttaagagggACATTTTTTGCTATTTGACTTTATAAGCGTTCCCGATGCCGTtacaaaatattaaagtaaTGAACAGAgacgattaaaaaaaattccatttGGAATACTTAAATATGTTTTCCAGCTGACTGATTGTAAAAGACATGTAGCCACTGCCAAAGTGTGCCAAACAAAACCATTTTTGCATTATCATATCTTACGCAGCTTACTCTGTCGTCACTGTAACGCACATGTAGCATCTTTTTCTAGCTGCACACAGAAAGTCCTGCATCCTGACCTGATCCTGATCCTGCATCCAGTAGTTACTGAGTTTAGTGAGGATGCTTCGGTTAGACGTTATTCCGCCAGTTGCTTCTTCATGTAGCCAGTGAGTGAGCTCGTTGTAGGTAGACTTGAaaacttattattattttattacttttgagtcacttttttCGGGAGTTACCTATTTGAGCCTGATTGAATTTAAATCGATGCAACTGCACTTTGGATGACAATGAGGAAATGTTACacgtcagaaaaaaaaaataactgtggttTTATTTATGGAAGCTGTACTTGAAATCCTTGATTCCATCAGCAGACCTGGGGAGCCAATCGTTGTGAGTTACACCTGAGATGAGTGCTTTACAGCCAAAACTTGTCCTTtggttgtgttttattgtgcattGAGGTAGTGGATTTAGCTCATTACGAGGCTTAATATTTGTAGGAGAAGCTCCAAAAACAGTGTGTCATTATGAGGGGAAAAAGCAGCGTCTGTGTCCTATTCAAAATAGAGCTGTAACACTGACTTGCTGTTCTAAAATTTCTAACTTAAAGTGCTTTACTGTTGATTAAGAAACACCATGGAAATATGATAAACAAATCATTCATTCCTGAacacaaaaatcattttttttcttcttgtatttGGGTATTGTACCACCATCTTTTAAATCGGGTATCATTCATGTTGAATGACATTTCATCTCTGGTGGTTTGTCACCAGTCAGCCTTACTTCCTACACATAAAGGTAACCATACGCTTGCCTGGCATTACGTCATacgaaataaaaaaataatgcataatGTGTACCATTCAACTAGAGATGATAAAAATCGTCAGTCCACCGCGTATGTCATTGCAAACCAAATGTGCTGCTGTGTAGGTGTTCCTCAGGCTTCATCATTAGtgatttctgttatttaaaatgtgaaCTGTAAGCACAAGGCAGAGAACAATAGAGTAGCatagtgttgtttttgtatatAACTTGGCGTCTCACAGTACACCTTTGCTGTGCTGGGCTACACGTTTCATTTGTGGAATAGGAGTAAAAATCTTATTTCAAAGTTGTATGTCGACGATTTTTcttatgtttaatttcattggttttagactgtttcttaaaataaaattaccATTGCTGGTGATTGCttgataaatgcacattttttttatatattaaaaGATTGACATGGTTCATCCAAATAcagtttgttgatttttttatatgaaatCAGATGGAAGACTAAACATGTCTGAAGTCAGACAAGTTTCTTCATTTGTCATTTGCTTTACCATTCAAAATGTAATGACTTATGGTTTTAAAGgtgtatttcatttaaaattcaacTTTCTGTCCAATTATTTATGGGCTTAAAGGTGTAGCCACCCGAATAGTACTTTATTTAgagttttattggtttatttcAACCAAATAGTACTTTTCTATCCATTGACTTATGGTTTAAAAGgtgtatttcatttaaaattcaacTTTCTGTCCACTTATTTATAAGCTTAAAGGTGTATCCACCCTAATAATCCTTTTCTAATGAATGATTTATGGTTTTGAAGCTATATTTCATTCAAAATGCTACTTTCTGTCcaattatttatagttttaaaagtCTATCCACTCTAAGAGTACTTTCCTAATGAATGACTTATGGTTTTAAAGGCATATTTCAATCAACATTCAGCTTTCTGTCCACTTATTTATAGGCTTAAAGGTGTATCCACCCTAATAGTACTTTAtagttttattggtttatttcAACCAAATAGTGCTTTTCTATCCAGTGACTTGTGGTTTTAAAGGTGTATTTAATTGAAAATTCAACTTTCTGTCCaattatttgtagttttaatgGTTTATTCCTCACAAAGACTACTTTCTCACCAACAAgtattgatttgattttttaacACTCAAAACTAGCTGGAGTAAACAAATGGTTGTCATGTTATCTGGCTCAAACAAAGAGATAATCAAAAACATAAGTCTTGCAGAAAATAGATTTTCTGCCACTGGAGGACCAACACGACTTACTGATACTGCAGAAGAACAAAATGGAACTGAGACAGATTAAGGTGGCGACACTGAAATTCTTCAAAGTCACAgatgggaaagtctgaggagagGAAGGCGTGGATATGAAACTTCAGGGAAACAGCAGGACCAGGTGTGTTACATCACAACGCTCGCACAAacagaaactacaaaaatgcAGACAGAAAGAAACGTCCTGTTCTCTGCTGCCTCCTTCACAGatcaaaatgttcttaaaggagCAAAGTGACGTCCTCGTCTACACTACCAGTccaaagtctggacacaccttctaattcagtgttttttctttattttcatgacaatTTAcatgtagattctcactgaaggcatgaaaactaaaatgaaaactcATGGAATTatgtaataaacaaaacagtgtGAAATACGTCATAGCATGTTTTATaatttagattcttcaaagtagccacccttttCTTTGATTACAGCTTTACACTCCTGGTATTCTCTCCGTGAACTTCATGAAGTTGtctcctgaaatggttttcacttcacaggtgtgccttttCAAGGTTAATtagtggaatttcttgccttcttaatggggttggggccatcagttgtgttgtgcagaagtcaggttggtccacagttgacagccctgttTGAcagctgttagaatccataATATGGCATAGAACACAATCAGCTAAataaagagaaacgacagtccatcattaccttaagaactgaaggtcagtcagtcccgAAAAGTGCagttgcaaaaaccatcaagcactACGACGAAAGTGGCTCACATGAAgaccgccccaggaaaggaagagtcacctctgctgctgaggagcagTTCGTCTGAGTCACCAAGTTAACAGCaactcagattagagcccagataaatgccacagagttctagtagcagacacatctctacatcaactgttcagaggagactgaaccaatcaggcctttatggtcaaatagctgctaagaaccACTACCAAggaaaaagcaacaagcagaagagaagcACAAGGAAtagacattagaccagtggagatctgtgctttggtctgaggagTCCAAATTTGGGATCTTTGGTTCTACCTTCCAtgtctttgtgagaccagaaaaggTGCATGGATTGTccctacatgcatggttcccaccgtgaagcatggaggaggaggtgtgatggtgtgggggcgctttgctggtgacaccgTTGgagatttattccaaactgaaccagcatggcgaCCACAGCAcaggtcctcatgtgagccagttttgtcgcagcatttgatgatttttgcgACTGCACTTTGGGATACATTCAAAATGGTTGCGATTTTCAGGACTGACTGACCtccagttcttaaagtaatgatggactgtcgtttctctttacttagctgattggtccTTACCATAACGTAAATTCTAACAGTTGTTAaacagggctgtcaactgtgtaccaacctgacttctgcacaacacaactgatggtcccaatcccgttaagaaggcaagaaattccactaATTAACCTTGAAAAGGCACACCTGTGGAGTGAAAAACCATtgcaggtgactacctcatgaaggtCATCATGAGAataccaagagtgtgcaaagctgtaCTCAAAACAAAGGGTGGCTATTCTGAagaatctgaaatataaaatatgttttgatttatttcacatttttcgtTTACTagctacataattccatgtgtgttcattcatagtttcaGTGAGAATATACAATGagaatagtcatgaaaataaagaaaaactataTGCAAAAACCAATACATCTCTGAGTAAAACTGAAGACTgcatgaatatttcattttttaaataaatgagtttcactattgctttttaaaaattctctcAAGTCGCATTATTCAATTATTTTTGTGAGTTAACTGAACTGCAATCTGTAAGGAAGTCTTGGAAAAACAGCTCTAGTTGGATACACTTTGCAATTACAGTATTTATTTGCCAGTAATTATGAATTATTAAAGAAGGGTGTAACATTAGCAGCTATTTTTGTTCTAGAGGCGAGCCCCTCCCTCAATTATGATTTACAATAAAGACACACCTGAGTTACGCAGGTGCAAACTGGAAAGTAACCTGAGATTCTAAAATAGTTCTGGTGTTGTAGAA from Acanthochromis polyacanthus isolate Apoly-LR-REF ecotype Palm Island chromosome 11, KAUST_Apoly_ChrSc, whole genome shotgun sequence includes the following:
- the ciarta gene encoding circadian associated repressor of transcription a; protein product: MNSLGKSSKWPSYDSLPSTSSFLPSESEQTEDEADVFSEGEGDGGMRKSASVYERITLSGNYLDFPPRSDQLHSKLECDESERCPDKTKHPDSASSPGAAALRSSSATPGDLAFAQKCADLHRFTYPLLELLHGLKSGRFDRGLTSFQQSVAIDRLQRILGILQKPEMGEKYLQNLLQIEVLLKMWFPQMAFKPSDTPNETTTPTLGPHWHQNQLHMPVKKRKLSWSDPDQPGKVPAKHYHRQHGKHGGCHAATSLDRVSTCCLPGSSKKQRTPEDATAEAAGDSRAAGHEFTDMSSYLCSRRENRKQPETSPPSSCSSPATQDSSVSSSNTVTTTDSP